The stretch of DNA ttaaAGTAACTAAACTGTATGAAATGTTCAGAAAGCACAAAGTAGCACTCAAATTGCAGAGTGCTATTTCTGAAAGTACAAAATCCCATAAAAACTAAACTAAGTGAAAGAGTAATAACTTGAAATTCAATAAGGGGTTTTACCTATTTCGACCAGCAATGATAATGTGAAGGTCAGGACAGAATTTAGAGAGAGCAATAGCAGTAGAACCACCAACTCTTCCAGTTCCACCTAATATTAATACTCTTGATTTTTTCACTTTCTCTGGTAGCTCAACTCTGTTGTTCTGCTTTTCATTATTAATCTCCTTTGCAGAACTAGCCATTTTCACTGCCCTTTTCTTGAATCCTGTATTCCAATACATGCCTAAACTAGCCATCTTTTTAATTTCTTAATGGGAAAAAAGGAGTATTCTTGAAGTGTTAAAAGAGTACAGTTTCTGCCTCTCTTTTTGCTTTGGCTGAAGAAGTTAACAGTTTATCATCTTCTTGATTACATGCGTGGGAAAACAACTGCCAGAAATATAATGCCTTGGTGGGTCCCATCAATAAAAAGAGCTTTTTATTTTTGCAAAaactaaaaaaagaagaaggcaaCAGTCTAACTAAAAGCTTTTCCTTTCTCGAGTGCCTTTAATAAGTTTTCCACCTATTCGGTAGCCACTATTACGCatattgtttaaaatatattcatagtttataatatatataaagagtAATTAATTTCGTTTAAGCGTCCTAGAGTTTAAACCTCAAAGTTCAAATTCGGGATATCGTGTCCTAAAGTTTAAAAAATTATGTCCAGAAGTTCGAATCTTATgttctgaattttaaattagtagttTAGAAATTCAAGACACTTAGTCCTGTATTTTAAATTAATAGCTCAGAAATTCAGGACATTAAGTCCTGAATTTCAAAATTCGGGATACTTAGTCCTGAAGTTTGGATGAATTGACCaatctttaaatacattgtaaattatggatatattttaaatagtaGGCTTAAAAGTAACTGTTGCTGCACTTCGCCCTATGATTGTGAATAAGGAATAGGTTAGCCttgagaattaaaaaaaaaatcttgtaGTAAACGCTTTTTTCTTTAATGGAACTTACGCAACGTAAACCTAGATTAATCGGGGCTCCAATGTGAATACTGAAGACCAAACACCGGATAAAAactcataaaaaatattttttgcaaaaaaataaaaaagttcttAGTGTAAAAGCTCGTTTTCAAGAATTTGAAGCAAACTTTATTGGGATAGAAGCAATAACGATAATTACACCTCAATAAAGTTAGTCGGGATTAGTTATATGAATTCTCATTAACCATATTGCTCTATTTAAATTTGTATCAAtctaatattttaaatttgtatTTTGCAATAAATATTTAACAGTAAGTTGGTCAGCTTTTATAAATTGGAGTCATAAGTGAATAAGCAGCTCAAACTATAGCTATGAactaaatttatggtggataagaATTTAGTAAATGATAGCTTTTGAGATTACAAAAAATCTAAGTTTGCATTTAGTTCAATTATAGCATAGATATAAACATCTACCAATTAATTCAAATATGGCATAGATTAAATTTTTAGAAAAAGTCTAACCGTGGTTTTTCTTCTTAAAGTTTGAGATTGATTACAATAAATACTAAGTGAATTGAAACTatggaaaaaatattaaattgtTAAGGTAAAATAAACAAATGATTTTTTGAAATAATGCTTTTTCTGAAGTTGATTCTTCTCAATTCCTTTAACTTTTTCACTTTTCTATTTTCTCGTGAGATTATACCATGGGAATGGAGTCGTCTCTATTAGGGAGCGCTTTACCTTACAATGCGGGACTTTATGGCGCGAATCCGGATTTAGTCGGCCCTAACGTGAGTATCGGACACCGAGTGAGAAACCAAAAAAAGTCAGATTATACCCTATTTCATGTATACTTTTTGTTAATGTTATTTAATTGCAAGAAAATGAATTGAGGCTTTAATGTAAGATGAGATCAAAGCATTTCAATCTTGTGCTATAACGAAATGAATTAATAACTCTTTGCCTTTGGAAGTGTGAATACTCCTTACACTCACTTAACTCATGAACACAAATTACAAAAAATCAAGTCTTCATTTATTGCTAAGTAGTCATTTTCCCCTATATAAGAAGCAATCAGATGGTTATAATATTTCACACTACACATTTCTCCTCTTTTCTTACATTTCTTTTAATAGTTCTCCAAATGGCTATTCTTCTGCTTGTTGCACTGCTGCCAAATCTTCTAATATTAGGTAATATGTTAATTTAATTCTTTTTGAGATAGCACCTTGGATGCATAATTCCATTTAATTTTTCGGAAGTCAGTTTTATGCATATATTTTCTTATTCCACATTCTATTCCGTATAAAAATAATACTTAAATTTTTCGCATAACTTAAGTGTGGTTTGATACCACCAATCAAATGTTGCATTAAATAACGCTGGAATTATATTCCTATGCGACCAACGTAATGTTGTATAATTTTAGGTTGGAATTAGTTATACCATACATTACCAAGTcgtctcacacacacacacacacacacacacatatatatatatatatatatatatatatatatatatatatatcgaatgtATATAACAACAGACCCGATATAGTCCCATAAGTATGGTCTAGAGACGATagagtgtatgcagaccttactcaTGCCTTTAAAAaggcagagaggctgttttcgataaaCCCTCGGCAATATATGTATTCGAATGTATATTAACTTTTTTTATTTATCTGTTATTTTAATTATGCAGGAGTGCAGTCAATTGGAGTATGCTATGGGAGAAATGGCAACAATTTACCATCTCCTCAAGATGTCATAAATCTTTATAAAGATAATGGCATAACAAACTTGAGAATTTATGATCCAAATCCTGAAGTACTCAATGCTCTTAGGGGAAGTAGCATTGAAATAATTCTTGACATTCCCAATTACAACTTGCAAGCCTTAGCAGATCCAAATGCAGCTACAAATTGGGTACATACCAATATTATTAACTATTTTCCAAGTGTTAAAATCAAATATATAGCTGTTGGAAATGAAGTTTCTCCAGGATTTCCTCAAACAGCTCAATTTGCACCTTTTATTCTCCCCGCGATGCAAAATGTACAACGAGCAGTAGCAACGTACGGGGTACAAAACCAAATCAAGGTCTCAACGGTCATGTACTCAGGCGTTTTATCAAACACCTACCCTCCTTGGAACGCGGTTTTTCGCGATGACCTGAGAGGTTTCATCGTCCCGATAGTACAGTTCCTGACACATAATGGCTCTCCCTTGTTGGCCAATATTTACCCTTACTTCGCGTACCGTGGTGACCCGGCCCATGTTGCACTCCCTTATGCACTATTTACCCAACCGGGAGCGGATCCCGGGTCGGGTTATCATAACTTGTTTGATGCTATGTTGGATGCACAGTATTATGCACTTGAGAAAGTTGGTGGAAATAACATAGAAATTGTTGTTGCTGAAAGTGGATGGCCATCTGATGGTGGATTTGGAGCAAGTATGGAAAATGCTGGAACTTATTATATAAATTTGAATAATCATGTGAAATCAGGAGGAGGAACTCCACACAAGCctggaaaaattatagaaacttaTTTGTTTGCTATGTTTGATGAAAATTTGAAGGAAGGAGATGAGACTGAGAAACATTATGGAGTGTTTTATCCTAATAAAGCTAAGAAGTATAATATTAACTTCCAATAGggaagttttaaaaaaaaaatcatgtaTTAGTATAGGATAGAAAGACAAATTAAAGACTCAATTCATGACTGGCTTGATCTAGTCAAAATATTGTTCTTGCTAATTATATGGTTGCAAGCTTAATTATATGaaatccctctctctctctctctctctctctctctctctctctctctctctctctctctatatatatatatatatatatatatatatatatatatagagtcaaacttctctataacaacctcgtttgttccgaatatttttgaatgttatagcgaagtgctgttatagagaacatatattataacataacatgaaaattggttccGGAAAAGcatggcttttatagtgaagtgttgttatatagggatgctgttatagagaggtctgactgtatATATTGTTACACATAAATATCGTAGACAAATCACATAGTTATACAGGAGAGATGTTGGATACAAAAGAAACAAACCTTAGATTCTTGTAACGCGAACAATATCATTAGTGGAATGAGTTGTTATACTTGCCAATGGAGTTTTGAAATTTATATTAAAATCAAAATTGAGAATTTGAAAATTATAGCTCTAGAAAATTGTGCAGCTCTTTTCATTTCGAGTACTGGATATGATCTATCCTTATTGGCATAATAAGTTGAGATTCTTCAGTGTTAAACTTTGCATATTTAGCTTTCGCAACTTCATTAATTTCTAATTACAGTTACCTTCTTTTATAGTTTAAGGATTCTTTCTTAATAAGAAGCACTTGATAGAAGGTGGTTTAAGATACCTTTAAACTTTATAACTAGTTATTAATTTCAAAAGAAttaaatatttttgtaatttcAACTATGTTTAAATAGTCTAAGTTGAATTTTATAATATCTTTTATAAAATAGCTATCACTCAGAATCCCACTTcccttaaaaaaagaaaaaaaggtcgATACACCTCGAAAGTATTAACCcacttttttcccttttttttcatgtatttttgTAATTTATTTTGTTACTTATTCCAGATCAGATTTTGTTTCCTAATGTTATTTGGAGTTGGATTGCATGCAATTTGTCATTATAGGGTTTCTTAAACGGAAAATTTTCTTAAATGAAACTTTCCCAGTTATACTATGAAAAGAACAAAATAATTGTTCACACTATATAAATTTTTATCTATATATAGACCTCTTCTTAAGCCCTTTGTTATTCAATTCCCATCAGAAAATTTCTTGATTTGTTGTCTATTCAACAAAATTAAACAACTTTCTCTCTTTGTTTcaccaaaaaaaggaaaaaaaaaatcatggGGTTCAAATCAAGAAATCATGGCCAGACTATTTACTATGGAAGAAAGACTACTAGacgtaagtttttttttttccttctgtaTGTTAAATTGTTTGTTTTTATGTTTGTTTTTTTTCTGTTTTTGGGATTTCATTTGATATATAATTGTTATAAGTCATtgaaaaaattgattaaaaaaaaaagataaagcacaaaagaagtagAAGTAGAGACACTCTCACAGATATATCAGAAAAAGTAATTTTTTGGCCTAAATTTGGTTATATATTCGATTGTTGATCAGTACCATAAAGAAATTAAGCTCTagaaatttattttatctttttaaaagCTATTTTATCGTCATTTAAGCGAAAGCTTTCGTTTTTTCCCTCTCTGCTCATGTTATCTTCGATTTTTTTTATCCAATGAAGGTTTTTAAGCGGTTTCCTTTTTTTAGGGCTGAGGTATAGAGAATCATCAATAGTTTCCGTCTGAATTTCTCAACAAGTTGATGCTAAGAAATTTCTAATTTTACTTATATTTGTTCTTACATTAAAGATTTTCCCCCTTATATAAGGTTAATTGCCTTAGACATTTTACACTCTAACTATAAAAGCTTTAATTTCAAAGGTTAAAAActagaagaaaaataaaagggcGAACACCACGAGATTATTGATTGCAAATGTGTAACTGTGTTTTTTTTTTAGTTGAATAAATGAGGAGCAAAATTAGGATCGGAGAAACAAAAATTAATGAAGgaattaattaacaaaaaaacAAAAGGCAACCCTCTTATCATGAATCTCTTTATTTATGATTATTTATAGAACATTGGCTGATATTTCTTGTAATCGATTTATTTAGATTCAATATTTATTCAGTCTTGCTTTATTTTCCGGTTTCTATTCACATTTATTACGGACGTTTACATGTTCTTTATCGTTTACGTGATGTGATAGCATAAAAATTTGCGTGTAGAAATTTAATCTAATTTTTTATTTCAGTGTCGCTTTATTTTCCAATGACTAATCACATTTATTACAGACGTTTACATATTCTTTATCGTTTACGTGATCTGATAGTATAAAAATTCGCGTGTAGAAATTTAACCTAATTTTTTTTCTCAATTAGGGATTTGGGTGCCGGCAGTTCCTGCATGGGAGAAGGAATTTTGTTTAAAGAATGGTGAATTCACATGGGAAAATTTCTTGGAATGCAAGAGATATACATatcattttgaaaaaatattggaATGGAATGA from Nicotiana tomentosiformis chromosome 11, ASM39032v3, whole genome shotgun sequence encodes:
- the LOC104087081 gene encoding glucan endo-1,3-beta-glucosidase, acidic-like, producing the protein MAILLLVALLPNLLILGVQSIGVCYGRNGNNLPSPQDVINLYKDNGITNLRIYDPNPEVLNALRGSSIEIILDIPNYNLQALADPNAATNWVHTNIINYFPSVKIKYIAVGNEVSPGFPQTAQFAPFILPAMQNVQRAVATYGVQNQIKVSTVMYSGVLSNTYPPWNAVFRDDLRGFIVPIVQFLTHNGSPLLANIYPYFAYRGDPAHVALPYALFTQPGADPGSGYHNLFDAMLDAQYYALEKVGGNNIEIVVAESGWPSDGGFGASMENAGTYYINLNNHVKSGGGTPHKPGKIIETYLFAMFDENLKEGDETEKHYGVFYPNKAKKYNINFQ